In Phormidium ambiguum IAM M-71, a single window of DNA contains:
- the uraD gene encoding 2-oxo-4-hydroxy-4-carboxy-5-ureidoimidazoline decarboxylase, with the protein MQYTISQFNEMNQEAFTEALATIFEHSPWIPENAWQKRPFADLSSLHQSLVEVVQTASKEQQLNLICAHPDLGTKAKMAEASVKEQAGVGLDKLTPEEYQRFHSLNETYKEQFGFPFIIAVKNHSKDSILTAFEQRLKNSPEVELNQALSEIFQIARFRLNDLMSV; encoded by the coding sequence ATGCAATATACAATTTCTCAATTCAATGAAATGAACCAAGAAGCTTTTACCGAAGCTTTAGCAACAATCTTTGAACATTCACCTTGGATACCGGAAAATGCTTGGCAAAAACGCCCTTTTGCTGACTTATCTAGCCTGCATCAAAGCTTAGTAGAAGTTGTGCAAACCGCTAGTAAAGAACAACAATTAAACTTAATTTGCGCTCACCCAGATTTAGGAACTAAAGCAAAAATGGCGGAAGCTTCGGTAAAAGAACAAGCGGGTGTAGGTTTAGATAAATTAACGCCGGAAGAGTATCAAAGATTTCATTCTCTCAACGAAACTTATAAAGAACAATTTGGTTTTCCCTTTATTATAGCTGTGAAAAATCACAGTAAAGATAGCATTTTAACAGCTTTTGAACAGCGACTTAAAAATTCACCAGAAGTAGAATTGAATCAGGCATTAAGCGAAATTTTCCAAATTGCTAGATTTCGTTTAAATGATTTAATGAGTGTTTAA